CGACGGCTTGGGAGACCACCCGCCGGCCGACGCGGGCTTTGCAATAGGTCGCGTCGAGAAACACGTATGGGTAGGCCTGGTCGGCCAGTGGCCGGTCTCGGAACGCGGCGACGTCCTCGTCCAGGTTCGAACAGATCCGCGACACCTCGCTCTTGGAGATGCCGGTGTCAGCGCCGAGCGCTTTCACTAGATCGTCGACCTTGCGGGTCGAGACGCCGTGAACGTAGGCCTCCATCACGACCGCGAACAAGGCCTGATCGACTCGGCGGCGCCGCTCCAGCAGCGACGGGAAGAACGACCCCTGCCGCAGCTTCGGAACCCGCAACTCCAACTCGCCCGCAGTGGTCGCAAGGGTGCGCGGGCGGGTGCCGTTGCGTTGCGTGACACGATCCGGAGTGCGTTCGAACGGGGCGGCACCGATGAACGCAGCCGCTTCGGCATCGATCAGCTCCTGATAGAGCGTCTCGGTCGCAACCCGGATTCGGTCGGTGACATCGGTGAGTTTAAGTTCCCCGAGCAACTCGAGGAGGGCAGACTGGTCAAGAGCCATCGTGCGTATGTGTCCTTTCGTGAGATTCCTAGACAGTTCTCCCTGACCATCGCACGATGGCTCACCACGTCAACGACGCGACACTCGAGCCCGAGAATTACACCACCCCAGGGGACGTCACCCGACCGTGGTGCGCGTCTTGGCAGGCCAGGGCGCCTCTGCTTCACGATGTTGATTCGATGAACAGCGGTGTCTCCTCCTTTTCGGCCATGCGCGAACCAGCGGGTGCAGCTGGATCACCCTCGGTGTTGCATGCAGACATCAAGAAGGTTGCCGGGATTCCTGACGGTGTCGGCGGACGGCGGGTTTATGGTCGAGGCGAATAGACGGGCGCGCGGTCGGTGATCACTACGTTCACGCTGCGATCGATGAACACACGCGGGTCGTATTCACGCGCCGATCCGGTGATCAAGAAGACTCCACCGCGGCTGACTCATCAGATGCGCTCACGCGTCGCACTCCCAGCTTTGCATCACGATCCGCGCAGTGATCCGCTCCGTTGACTTGGCCCATCGCCGCTCAAGAAGCTGGGCCCCGGTCAACTCTGTTCCGCCGTTTCCGAACCTGGATTGACGAACATGCCGAGAGGCTTTAGCCAAACCCTCGCATCCGGAAGTGCACACGCGCCCCTCAAAACACGAACGACGTATGCATCGCGCCCTCGCCACGAAGCTGAACTGACACAACCTCGAACCAAAACGGCCCCACTTGAGCATCGAAGGCCGATGCCCCCTCGCCTGTGTTGGCAACGGCCACAGGCAGAAGATCTGTAGCGCGTCAGACAACCCGCCGCCAGCTGATGTCGACAGCAACCGTCTCTTGGGCGACACCGTGATGTGCGCCTCCTGTTTACGCACCTGATTGCGCACGCGGTCGCGAAGGCACACTAGCCGTGCTGCGGTCGTCCCGCGAGCCGTGCCCGTGTGTCCCCGGACTATCCGCGCGATGCACCGGACAGCGGTTCACAGTCTCCCTCGGGAGAGAAGTGCGCGCGCAAGTCTAGTGAGGCGCAGTGTGGGGCGCGGTCACGCAGCAATTCACCGAATGAGAACCAAAATCATATTTTCTCCACAGGGCCCGCAGGGCTGGACCGGAAAGGTATTGTTGACTCATGAACGAAGGGAGGGTTGTCATGGAAAAGCTGATTGAGCAGATCAAGAACGAAAAGCTCGCCGAGATTCGCGCAGTCGAGATGGATTGCTGCGCCGAAGTTACGTGATTCCTGGTGGTGTGATGGCAATAACCATCCCACCACCTCAAATCGTTAGCCCAAGGATCTAGGAGTAGAATCGCTGCCTGCGCTTCACCCATCATATGTACAGCACTTGTTTGACCGTATCGATGATCGCGAGCGAGAATTGCTGGATGCGCAGATTGTTGAGTGTCTGAAATTTCTCGTAATCACGTCCGCGACGCCAGGAAGACGCATTGCGGTAACGCCAGAAGTCGATACTATTTGGCATGAACTAATCCTTCAGACAGCGTCCTACATGTCATTATGTACAGCTATGCCTGGAGGGAGATATTTGCACCATGCTTCAATAATGCCGGATGAGTACGCGGACCGCGTGGGTGATGAGGAATTCATCCGAGAGTTTGTTCAATCGATACCGGATTACGTCCAGAACTTTGGAGAGTTTGATGAGGAGCGATCTTCGATGTGGACGGTAACGCGTTTCTTGATGGAACAAATGAATTACACCCTCGACGAAGTGAATGAACTTGGGCGCACGGAAGTTCCGGAAGTAGAACTCGCAAGAGGATCAGCGTGGAGGGCTTTGGGTCAGCATCGCAAGATCAGTAGCGCACTTGCACTGTGACCACACACCACAACACTCTTGATTTTCGGCTTCGAGCGCCCGAGGGAGTGACGTTTGCCTTGCCAGATTCTGGCCTCGGTCAAGAATTTGTGGAAGCTGTCGTGCAACAACTGACTCGTATCGAATGGCATCAGTACGCCACGCTTCCCGCTGAGGTTGAGGCTTCACTTCCGTGGTCACAAAATCCAATGGTCCGCACGACATACACACGCGGTGCCGAGGATGCGCTGTTGCAGTTGGTGAGACACGCTTCGATTAAACAAATTCATTGTGCTAGGTGGTCCTACCCGGGCTACGCACGAATCGCAAAACGGCTGGGTCTTGGCATACAAGAATACGCGTCGATTGATCAACTTCAGGGGACGAGACCCCTGCGAGAGGACAATTTGGTAGTTGTCACGGAGCCGGGCAATCCGTTTACTATCGGAGCGACGAGCGCGTTGGACCCTAGCCTTTTCGGGCACGCGCATCTGGTAGTTGACGCGGCGTACGCTAACCCTTTCAGCCCGGAATTTGCGCTCAATTCGGCCAATCTCGCAGCCAAAGGCGTGCCGACAGTTTTCACGCTTTCGAAGACAGCCGGCCTGGCCGCATCTCGGCTTGGTGGTGTCGTCGCACTTCGAGGGACATCCGATTCTCCCGAGCAAGACCCGCGGTTTTGGGATGCTTTTTCGGTTAGCGTGCTGGCGGTTCTCGCCTCAAAGCACGGAAGGAACTTGTTGTCGGCTTTCGAAAGGGAAAGGAGTGAACTCGCGGACCAACTCGTCCGAGAACTCGTTAGATGGGACCTTCCCGTGGTTCGTTCTCAGTCAAATCTTTTTGTGACCTGCTTTTCCAAAGCGGTTCATTCTGCAAGTTTCGAACATTTGGTTGATCTCGTCCAAGGAAAGCGCTACTTCGACAAAGTGGGGGGATCTCTCTTGCGTATTGATGTTTCTCGTGACAATGTGAAAGCGCTTAAAGAATGAGTGCGCATTCTGTTCCAAGACTCGCGATTATCAAGTCTGCACCACTGGTAGTCGCCGCGCTTATTCCGCAGGCAGTCGCGGCAATCGCCGTGTTGCTTGCGGAATCCTCTGGAATTGTGGGCGCAGCCGCGTTAATTGGCGTCATGGCTTCCTTGGTTGGCCTCGGAATGGTGATCGGTGTGGGCGTCATGATCTGCACGACGCGAGACCTTATGCTGGCGCGCAGGGCCGGAGAGGATCGAACGGCGGCATTTGCGCTCAATGCGGGCTATGCAACCATTTTTTCGGCCATCTCCTTGCCTGTCCTTGCACTGATAACAATGCTGTTTGTGTTTTTTGACGTTGCACCCGCCCAAATTATCTGGTGGCTCGCCCTCACCCAGGTTCCAGTGCTGCTCGCAACGCCGTTTAACGCCCTTCTGAACGGCGCCTTTCAGGCGGCTGATCGCAGTGGTGAGAACCTCGCTTCCGCGATTATTCAGGGTGCCCTTACATTAATTGGGGCGATAGTTGCTTTTGCCACAGACATGTTTCCGAGTTTACTGGGTTCGATCCTTGTTTATGGATCGATTCAAGCTCTTGCTGTAGTGGGTACGCTTCTGTGGCGTACACTTCGCCTGCGCCGGAAAACAGGCCTCACTCTGCAGGTAAAGATGTCGTCGAACCTTTCCCAGCTATCGGAGCGCCTCCTCGCGGCCCTAGATGCTGTAGTCTTTGTCGGCATTTTTCTTGTCGCACAAACAATTGCTGCAGGGGTTTCACCCGCAACTGGTGATGTTGTCGCAGTGGCAGTCGCTTTTGCGCGTGCTGCCGCAGTCCCATTGAAGCAAGTTGGAATTACGATTGCGCGCGTCGAATTGTCGAAGTTTGGCGATGGTGTTGTTCGATCGCCCTGGCTATGGTATGTGCCGCTGAGTGCTTACCCTTATCTCTCGTTTTCAGTTCTCGCAATTATCATTTACGGGCTTTCGGGCCAGGCTGGCCAATACTGGCCATTTCTCACGGTGCTTCTATTTGTTCAGTTTCTCGCTGAGCCCTGGGCGGGAGTCTTGTATTCGTATGCCAAGGTCCGATTTGGCGCCCCAGTTGGTATTCGAGGGCTAATCCTAATCTATCTCATCCTTGTACCGGTGGGTCTTTGGTGGCTGTCCGTGACAGGCGCCACCCCGGTCGGTTTTATGTTACTTTTCGCAGTTGCACGAATTGCATTTGCGTTTAGCAACATCGCCGCGATTTCGCGGCTTTGACAGGCCACAAGCGGGATTCGACTTTTCGACCTTCAATACATTTCACGATCAAGTTCGAGTCGCGCGGAGAAGGATCGCCTGCTCGGGCGCGAGCAGCGGCACGGGCACCCCGAACTCGGCGAGAGTGCGGCCCGTCAGCTCGATTGACCCGGCACGCCACCACGCCGGAGGGGCGTCCTGCACCACGTGCGCAGGCGTGCCGAGCTCGACCGGTTCGAGTCGGTAGACGC
The sequence above is a segment of the Microcella alkaliphila genome. Coding sequences within it:
- a CDS encoding aminotransferase class I/II-fold pyridoxal phosphate-dependent enzyme encodes the protein MTTHHNTLDFRLRAPEGVTFALPDSGLGQEFVEAVVQQLTRIEWHQYATLPAEVEASLPWSQNPMVRTTYTRGAEDALLQLVRHASIKQIHCARWSYPGYARIAKRLGLGIQEYASIDQLQGTRPLREDNLVVVTEPGNPFTIGATSALDPSLFGHAHLVVDAAYANPFSPEFALNSANLAAKGVPTVFTLSKTAGLAASRLGGVVALRGTSDSPEQDPRFWDAFSVSVLAVLASKHGRNLLSAFERERSELADQLVRELVRWDLPVVRSQSNLFVTCFSKAVHSASFEHLVDLVQGKRYFDKVGGSLLRIDVSRDNVKALKE